One Sphingobacteruim zhuxiongii DNA window includes the following coding sequences:
- a CDS encoding tetratricopeptide repeat protein — MKNTKQIQIVVVAVVLLVMGFLVLRPVKGLVDQDKNTAGAATTEAPANQISLAAASEAAKRGLNPAILNEITDLEAKADKADGEEKVEIYQQLADKWNDVEKFAPQALLYEEMAKISPKFELWLKAGNAYRKAYTNLQDSTTAKALNQQAIVAYEKAVELNGASLDAKTGLGAAMVTGTNNPMAGIALLQEVVKAEPKNLEANKTLGLFSLQSRQFDKAIERFKTVIEQKPDAESYFYLATGYENIGMKNEAIAAFGKSKELASDPSLSQFIDRRIEELSK, encoded by the coding sequence ATGAAAAACACTAAGCAAATCCAAATCGTTGTTGTAGCAGTTGTCCTCCTTGTTATGGGATTTCTAGTGCTGCGACCGGTGAAGGGCTTAGTTGATCAAGATAAAAATACTGCAGGAGCTGCTACCACAGAGGCTCCTGCAAATCAAATCAGTCTCGCTGCAGCATCCGAAGCGGCGAAACGTGGCCTCAATCCTGCCATTCTCAATGAAATCACTGATTTAGAAGCAAAAGCTGATAAAGCAGATGGAGAGGAGAAAGTAGAAATCTACCAACAATTAGCCGATAAATGGAATGATGTAGAAAAATTTGCCCCTCAAGCATTATTGTATGAGGAAATGGCGAAAATTTCTCCTAAATTCGAACTTTGGTTAAAAGCTGGAAATGCCTACCGAAAAGCTTACACTAATCTTCAAGACAGCACAACTGCAAAAGCATTGAATCAACAAGCGATTGTAGCGTATGAAAAAGCTGTTGAATTGAACGGCGCAAGTTTAGACGCAAAAACAGGTTTGGGAGCAGCCATGGTAACTGGTACGAACAACCCGATGGCCGGAATTGCACTTCTTCAAGAAGTTGTTAAAGCTGAGCCTAAAAATCTAGAAGCTAATAAAACATTGGGTTTATTCTCTTTACAATCGAGACAGTTTGATAAAGCTATCGAGCGTTTCAAAACAGTAATAGAGCAGAAACCTGATGCTGAATCGTACTTCTATTTAGCCACTGGCTATGAAAATATAGGGATGAAGAATGAAGCTATTGCTGCTTTTGGAAAAAGTAAGGAATTAGCGTCTGATCCTAGTCTCTCGCAGTTCATCGACAGACGAATCGAAGAACTAAGTAAGTAA
- a CDS encoding HU family DNA-binding protein produces MTKAEIIAEISNKTGLEKVDVQETVEAFFKVVKNAMVGGENVYVRGFGSFVVKKRAEKTARNISKNTAIIIPEHFVPSFKPAKVFVEKVKNGNKK; encoded by the coding sequence ATGACTAAAGCAGAAATTATTGCAGAAATCTCTAACAAAACTGGTTTAGAGAAGGTTGATGTACAAGAGACCGTAGAAGCATTCTTCAAGGTGGTTAAAAACGCAATGGTTGGCGGTGAAAACGTGTACGTGAGAGGATTTGGTAGTTTTGTAGTGAAGAAAAGAGCTGAGAAAACAGCTCGTAACATTTCCAAAAACACAGCAATCATTATTCCTGAGCACTTTGTGCCAAGTTTCAAACCTGCAAAAGTTTTTGTAGAAAAAGTTAAAAACGGGAACAAAAAATAA
- a CDS encoding pyridoxal phosphate-dependent aminotransferase family protein, which translates to MTSFRNLSQPTGRKINIDQTVYNFFGGTAYLGLLDNKEYIELYKQGIDRYGLNNGTSRTNNVQLGVYQEAEEYMAKRFGFADAVLLSSGYLAAQVAVQSLAADHKIYYALGAHPSLWLNDNPNITGSFSEWKAKTIQEINHSDEMDFVIISNAIDNLTPELFDFSDFKNIDSRKRITLILDDSHGIGVLRKNGVSVDLAAISSENISVIVLASLAKGMGTDAGIVLGSTNAIAKIRQHPIYMGASPSAPASIYALLKGEQLYTEAFDKLHQNIAFAQYLIAPLDGFNAIDNFPVYTSVDPNLYRHLLHNGIVISSFPYPLPSSPLLNRIVISALHEESDISQLSETLIAQSRLKL; encoded by the coding sequence ATGACATCTTTTCGAAACCTTTCGCAGCCTACTGGACGTAAAATCAATATAGACCAAACCGTTTATAACTTTTTTGGAGGCACTGCTTATTTAGGGCTTCTTGACAATAAAGAATATATTGAATTATATAAACAGGGAATAGATCGGTATGGGCTGAACAATGGGACATCGAGAACGAATAATGTTCAATTGGGAGTTTATCAAGAAGCCGAAGAATACATGGCAAAGCGTTTTGGTTTTGCAGATGCTGTATTGCTGTCTTCTGGATATTTAGCTGCTCAGGTTGCCGTTCAATCGCTCGCAGCCGATCATAAAATATACTATGCTCTTGGCGCGCACCCTTCGCTTTGGTTAAATGATAACCCAAATATTACAGGCAGTTTCTCGGAATGGAAAGCTAAAACTATTCAGGAAATCAATCATAGCGATGAAATGGATTTTGTTATTATATCCAACGCTATTGATAATTTAACGCCGGAATTATTTGATTTTTCTGACTTTAAAAACATTGATAGTAGAAAAAGAATTACACTAATTCTTGACGACTCTCATGGAATAGGCGTCTTGCGTAAAAATGGTGTTTCAGTTGATCTTGCTGCTATATCCTCTGAAAATATATCGGTAATAGTGCTGGCGTCGCTTGCCAAGGGAATGGGAACAGACGCGGGAATCGTGTTGGGATCAACGAATGCGATCGCCAAGATTAGGCAACATCCAATATACATGGGCGCGTCGCCAAGTGCCCCTGCTTCCATATATGCCCTGCTAAAAGGCGAGCAATTGTATACCGAAGCGTTCGATAAATTGCATCAAAACATAGCATTCGCACAGTACTTGATTGCTCCATTGGATGGGTTCAACGCGATCGATAATTTCCCAGTCTATACCTCCGTAGACCCCAATTTATATCGTCATTTACTACACAATGGCATTGTGATTTCTAGTTTTCCATACCCACTGCCGAGTAGTCCATTGCTAAATAGAATTGTTATATCTGCATTACATGAAGAAAGTGATATATCTCAACTATCTGAAACTTTGATTGCTCAAAGTCGATTAAAACTTTGA
- a CDS encoding TonB-dependent receptor yields the protein MRLFTLFLLFIFPIISKAQTAEIIGVIYQKGKKPLANANIYIDGSYDGANSDSLGRFNFKTTLTGEQLIKVSAIGYQSKQQLIQIKDTIYLEMILQTDQRSIEEVVVRAGQFKVGQQANAVLSPLDIVTTAGSMGNIIAALDKLPGAQIAGENGRLMVRGGDPSETQTYINGLRVAQPYTASTNGVPVRGRFSPFLFKGTSFSTGGYSAEFGNALSSILNLSTDLNLAEPKSEISISSVGLGLSNTRRWKNSSLSMNGTYTNLAPYVKLVNQQIDWIKPYQQANAEGIFRNKGDKHFFNLYSAVSFEKFSFKDYAIEYDEKVKTAIEEKNIYLNSNYLRYLENNWKWEMGGSFGYANKRLNYYNFQIPTQEYSSHLKTLWRKKHNNQLQYSFGAEHFYQKVDEQFKDTTQQFVYGFKRQLLSTFAEMQYTAFSRLYITAGARYNNQFRAQQSLEPRASIGYEINSNHQVSLSYGIFHQQIREEIAKYNANLDWQKAQHYIFNYSYSRKNQMLRLELFQKDYSQLLQYDSATPNYRSNFQTNGYGTVRGVDLFWRDSKSIKNFQYWISYSYTDAKKLERNYQYAVQPDYVAKHYFSIVTKYWYAPIRSQLSLTNTYISGRPFNNPNESGFMQFKTSGRNDLSFSWSYLLTQQKIIFFSVTNILGNEPIYGYQYRSTPDQHGKFAGEAIRPNAKRFVFLGFFWTISKNRKDNQLDNL from the coding sequence ATGCGTCTATTTACTCTATTTCTTCTATTTATTTTCCCCATTATCAGTAAAGCTCAAACTGCTGAAATCATCGGCGTAATCTATCAAAAAGGCAAGAAGCCTTTGGCCAACGCCAATATCTATATCGACGGCAGTTATGACGGAGCGAACAGCGATAGTTTAGGTCGCTTCAATTTTAAGACTACTTTGACCGGCGAGCAATTAATTAAAGTATCAGCAATAGGATATCAATCGAAACAGCAATTGATACAAATCAAAGACACGATATACCTAGAAATGATACTGCAAACTGACCAACGCAGTATTGAAGAAGTTGTGGTACGTGCGGGTCAGTTTAAAGTTGGACAACAAGCGAACGCTGTTTTAAGCCCATTAGACATTGTAACAACAGCAGGCAGCATGGGTAATATTATTGCCGCTTTGGACAAGCTTCCTGGCGCTCAGATTGCTGGCGAAAATGGTCGATTAATGGTTCGTGGCGGCGATCCGTCCGAAACGCAAACCTATATCAATGGCCTTCGTGTTGCCCAACCATACACCGCATCAACAAACGGAGTCCCTGTCCGCGGACGTTTTTCTCCTTTTTTATTCAAAGGAACCAGCTTCTCCACAGGAGGATATAGTGCAGAATTTGGAAATGCACTATCCAGCATATTGAACTTAAGTACCGATCTCAATCTTGCAGAACCAAAATCCGAGATCTCGATAAGCTCCGTGGGATTAGGACTCAGCAACACAAGGCGCTGGAAGAATAGCTCATTGAGCATGAACGGAACTTATACCAATCTAGCTCCCTACGTTAAACTCGTTAACCAGCAAATCGATTGGATTAAACCCTACCAACAGGCCAATGCTGAGGGTATTTTTCGGAATAAAGGCGATAAACATTTTTTCAATCTTTACAGTGCTGTTTCCTTCGAAAAGTTTTCTTTCAAAGACTATGCGATCGAATATGACGAAAAAGTAAAAACAGCTATTGAAGAAAAAAACATCTATCTCAACAGCAACTATTTACGATACTTAGAAAACAATTGGAAATGGGAAATGGGGGGAAGCTTTGGATACGCAAACAAAAGGCTTAACTACTACAATTTCCAAATACCAACGCAAGAATACAGCAGCCATTTGAAAACCCTATGGCGGAAGAAACACAATAACCAACTACAATACAGTTTTGGAGCCGAACATTTCTATCAAAAAGTTGATGAGCAATTCAAAGATACTACACAGCAATTCGTCTATGGATTTAAGCGTCAACTACTCTCGACATTTGCCGAGATGCAGTATACCGCCTTTTCCCGACTCTACATTACTGCTGGCGCTCGATACAACAATCAGTTCAGAGCGCAACAATCTCTCGAACCTCGAGCTTCTATTGGCTATGAAATCAACAGCAATCATCAAGTATCCCTCTCGTATGGCATATTTCACCAACAAATCCGCGAGGAGATTGCCAAATACAATGCAAATCTAGACTGGCAAAAGGCGCAACACTACATTTTCAATTACAGTTATAGCCGCAAGAACCAAATGTTGCGATTAGAACTATTCCAAAAGGATTACAGCCAACTGCTACAATATGATAGCGCGACCCCAAACTACCGCAGCAACTTCCAAACTAATGGTTATGGAACCGTCCGCGGTGTCGACTTATTCTGGCGAGATTCCAAAAGCATCAAGAATTTCCAATATTGGATTTCGTACTCTTATACCGATGCCAAAAAACTTGAAAGAAACTATCAATATGCCGTCCAACCGGACTACGTAGCAAAGCATTACTTTTCCATCGTCACTAAATACTGGTATGCACCAATACGATCTCAACTAAGCTTAACAAACACTTATATTTCTGGACGACCTTTTAACAACCCCAATGAATCCGGTTTTATGCAGTTTAAAACGTCTGGACGCAATGATCTGTCGTTTAGCTGGTCTTACTTGTTAACCCAACAAAAGATTATCTTCTTCTCCGTGACCAATATACTAGGCAATGAGCCCATCTATGGCTATCAATATCGTTCTACACCAGATCAACACGGAAAGTTTGCAGGAGAAGCCATTCGACCTAATGCCAAGCGCTTTGTCTTTCTAGGCTTCTTTTGGACGATTAGTAAAAACAGAAAAGACAATCAATTAGATAACTTATAG
- a CDS encoding tetratricopeptide repeat protein, protein MKTLLITLFSLFSIICYGQGNYEKAMSDALQSWKEGKSTDAMSKFERIAQAEKDNWIPRYYQAMVASTSSFQTQDVKEKTKLIDAALQLIPTQSEALNAEWYVLKAITLTAQLVIDPMTTAMTLSPQIIEAYESALELEPNNPRALSGLAEFQIQSKKYMGGSTEKECKDLEKAVSLYAAEKHETAFYPSWGKESAESALANCKK, encoded by the coding sequence ATGAAAACACTACTTATCACCTTATTTAGTTTGTTCAGCATCATTTGCTACGGACAAGGAAATTACGAGAAAGCAATGTCTGATGCCCTTCAGTCATGGAAGGAAGGCAAATCAACAGACGCTATGTCGAAATTTGAACGCATTGCACAGGCGGAAAAAGACAACTGGATTCCACGTTACTATCAGGCAATGGTGGCGAGCACAAGCTCTTTTCAAACACAAGATGTCAAAGAAAAGACAAAATTGATTGATGCTGCACTTCAACTAATTCCAACACAAAGTGAAGCCCTTAATGCAGAATGGTATGTATTGAAGGCCATTACCTTAACGGCACAACTAGTGATAGACCCAATGACTACAGCCATGACTTTATCGCCACAAATTATTGAAGCCTACGAAAGTGCATTAGAACTAGAACCTAACAATCCTAGAGCGCTATCGGGTCTCGCCGAATTCCAAATTCAATCAAAGAAATACATGGGTGGCAGTACCGAAAAGGAATGTAAAGATTTGGAAAAAGCAGTATCTTTATACGCAGCAGAGAAACATGAAACCGCATTTTATCCAAGTTGGGGTAAAGAAAGCGCTGAAAGTGCACTAGCCAACTGCAAAAAGTAA
- a CDS encoding sensor histidine kinase: MKYFLKSLLYTVIITSVLYFLFSVYYMVKSGSKAIEDGQQNALIATLTYSILLGLSGTYTASFLQRIIPGKNKMPQRFLVYMLITQIIAPLVVFFTTCFFQVFIYKKSFATFVSQIYWVNYIMPTVIAMLIGSGFYLFGIYMERKNAQLEKQKQIAGEATAQLETLKNQIDPHFLFNSLNVLIGLIEENKENAIIYTQSLSKIYRYILEQKDKTLVPIKNELDFAKNYIALLTLRFEDAIQVQMHCDDIQEEMQTVPLALQLLLENCIQHNKISQEHPLNISIRIENNILLVENNLQPKTHVESSTKIGLRNIRERYAIISQKNIEVIQTPEVFRVELPIL; this comes from the coding sequence ATGAAATACTTCCTGAAGTCCCTTTTATATACTGTAATTATTACCTCAGTCCTCTACTTTCTATTCTCTGTTTACTACATGGTAAAAAGTGGAAGTAAAGCGATTGAAGATGGCCAACAGAATGCATTGATTGCGACCTTGACCTATAGTATTCTATTGGGACTTTCAGGCACTTATACGGCCTCCTTTCTCCAAAGAATCATTCCGGGCAAAAACAAAATGCCCCAACGCTTCTTGGTTTACATGCTCATCACGCAGATTATAGCCCCTTTGGTCGTATTCTTTACCACATGCTTCTTTCAAGTCTTTATTTACAAAAAATCCTTCGCCACCTTTGTTTCGCAAATATATTGGGTCAATTATATTATGCCAACCGTTATCGCGATGCTAATCGGTTCGGGGTTCTACCTTTTTGGGATCTATATGGAGCGAAAGAATGCTCAATTGGAAAAACAAAAACAGATTGCGGGTGAAGCGACAGCACAACTTGAAACTTTAAAAAATCAAATAGATCCCCATTTTCTATTTAATAGCTTGAACGTGCTAATTGGTCTAATTGAGGAGAACAAAGAAAACGCAATTATTTACACCCAATCACTATCCAAAATATACCGCTATATCTTAGAGCAAAAGGATAAAACGCTCGTTCCTATTAAAAATGAACTTGATTTTGCGAAAAATTATATTGCCTTATTGACATTGCGTTTCGAGGATGCTATTCAAGTGCAAATGCACTGCGATGATATCCAAGAAGAAATGCAGACAGTTCCTTTAGCCCTACAATTATTGTTGGAAAACTGTATCCAACATAATAAGATTAGCCAAGAACATCCGCTAAATATCAGTATTCGAATAGAAAACAACATCTTGCTGGTAGAAAACAACTTGCAACCAAAAACACATGTGGAAAGTTCAACAAAAATTGGCTTGAGAAATATCCGCGAGCGTTACGCGATCATAAGTCAGAAAAACATCGAAGTTATACAAACCCCGGAAGTATTCCGGGTTGAATTACCTATTTTATAG
- a CDS encoding LytR/AlgR family response regulator transcription factor produces MKDQIVVIIEDERPAARSLQRKLDTLGYSNTILLHSVEHAKKWFVEHPEPALLFLDIQLSDGLSFEILEDLQLTCPVIFTTAYDEFALKAFKVNSIDYLMKPIEQSELAKALTKYENNYKKQSPIVDVEQLRALLHPTANNYKSRFSIKIGQQIKLLTTDEIECFFSENKATYVFCKDGNQYLMDYTLDQLENLLDPKAFFRISRGYIIHVKAIKSISMHSNSRLKLYFNRYANPEVIVSRERVNEFKAWIE; encoded by the coding sequence ATGAAAGATCAGATTGTCGTGATTATCGAGGATGAGCGTCCTGCAGCACGTTCCCTTCAAAGGAAGCTTGATACACTCGGCTATTCCAACACAATCCTTTTGCACTCGGTTGAGCATGCAAAGAAATGGTTTGTTGAGCATCCTGAACCAGCCTTGTTATTCTTAGACATCCAGCTCTCCGATGGGCTGTCCTTCGAGATATTAGAAGATTTACAGCTTACATGTCCCGTAATCTTCACAACAGCATATGACGAGTTTGCATTGAAAGCATTCAAAGTAAACAGCATCGATTACCTCATGAAGCCAATTGAGCAATCAGAACTCGCGAAGGCATTGACGAAATATGAGAATAACTACAAAAAACAGAGTCCTATCGTAGACGTTGAACAATTAAGAGCGCTGCTGCACCCAACGGCAAACAATTACAAGAGTAGATTTAGTATCAAGATTGGACAGCAAATTAAACTGCTTACAACCGATGAAATTGAATGTTTCTTCTCGGAAAACAAAGCAACGTATGTTTTTTGCAAAGATGGGAATCAATATCTAATGGATTATACTTTAGATCAGTTAGAAAATCTACTTGATCCAAAAGCATTTTTTCGGATTAGCCGCGGATATATCATACATGTTAAGGCCATAAAGAGCATTTCTATGCACTCTAATTCTCGACTAAAGCTATATTTCAATCGTTATGCAAATCCGGAGGTGATTGTAAGTCGCGAACGTGTTAATGAGTTCAAGGCCTGGATTGAATAG
- a CDS encoding DUF4256 domain-containing protein produces the protein MKNLSSERSTELLAILKKRFEKHPERHPGLEWQAIEDKFKGNPSAINVISAMEESDGEPDVIGHDPVKGTITFADCSPESPKGRRSVCYDQAALDSRKEHKPKHSAVSMAKEMGIELMDEAQYAALQALGSFDNKTSSWLKTPEDVRKLGGAIFGDYRYGRIFTYHNGAESYYAARGFRGILIL, from the coding sequence ATGAAAAACCTAAGTTCTGAACGCTCCACGGAGCTGCTCGCTATACTAAAAAAACGCTTTGAAAAGCATCCCGAACGCCATCCTGGACTGGAATGGCAAGCTATTGAAGACAAGTTTAAAGGAAATCCTTCCGCGATTAATGTTATTTCTGCAATGGAAGAAAGCGATGGCGAACCCGACGTAATCGGGCATGACCCCGTAAAAGGTACCATTACTTTCGCAGACTGTAGCCCAGAGAGCCCGAAAGGAAGGCGAAGCGTTTGCTATGATCAAGCGGCTTTGGACTCGCGAAAGGAGCACAAACCCAAGCACAGCGCGGTATCCATGGCTAAAGAAATGGGGATTGAATTAATGGATGAAGCACAATATGCGGCGCTTCAAGCGCTAGGTTCCTTCGACAATAAAACCTCTTCTTGGTTGAAAACACCAGAAGACGTTCGAAAACTGGGCGGAGCGATCTTTGGCGATTACCGTTATGGCCGTATTTTTACCTACCATAATGGCGCAGAATCTTACTATGCAGCGCGCGGATTCCGTGGTATTTTGATCCTATAA
- a CDS encoding phosphatidylserine decarboxylase codes for MKVPQLYNRQTKAIEYENTYKVNGLAFLYKNTLGRALTKSLLNKKMVSKAYARHVNSPKSLGQIPKFIEHYHINVDEIKEPIQSFKCFNEFFIRELKEGVRPVDETPEHLISPADSRLMIFDLAQNSSIPVKGYWYNLEALLKDQALADAYKDGWCFVYRLAPNDYHRYGYIDNGTQDPVVKIKGVLHSVHPLALAETRALIAKNYRELTVLHTENFGDVLHIEVGALLVGKIVQRNYDSGSFLRGEEKGYFEYGGSTVVQIFKKGTIKPDADIIEYSAKRIETLVKIGEKVGVKA; via the coding sequence ATGAAGGTTCCGCAGCTATATAATAGACAGACTAAAGCAATTGAATACGAGAATACGTACAAAGTAAATGGTTTGGCATTTTTATATAAAAATACTTTAGGCAGAGCCTTAACGAAGTCATTGTTGAATAAGAAGATGGTTTCCAAAGCCTATGCGCGACACGTTAATTCGCCCAAGAGCCTTGGACAAATCCCTAAATTTATTGAACATTATCATATCAATGTTGATGAAATTAAAGAACCTATTCAATCCTTTAAATGCTTTAACGAGTTTTTTATTCGGGAGCTGAAAGAAGGTGTTCGACCTGTTGATGAGACGCCAGAACATCTTATCTCTCCTGCAGACTCGCGTTTAATGATTTTTGATTTAGCACAGAATAGTAGCATTCCTGTTAAAGGTTATTGGTACAATTTGGAGGCGCTATTAAAGGATCAGGCTCTTGCTGATGCGTATAAAGACGGTTGGTGCTTTGTTTATCGATTAGCTCCAAACGATTACCACCGATACGGTTATATTGATAACGGAACACAAGATCCGGTTGTGAAGATTAAAGGCGTATTGCATTCTGTACACCCGCTAGCGTTGGCAGAGACCCGTGCATTAATTGCAAAAAACTACCGTGAACTAACGGTTTTGCATACGGAGAACTTTGGCGATGTCTTACACATCGAAGTTGGAGCACTGCTCGTCGGTAAGATCGTACAAAGAAATTATGATTCTGGCTCTTTTCTTCGTGGCGAAGAGAAGGGGTATTTCGAATATGGGGGCTCCACGGTTGTTCAAATCTTCAAAAAAGGAACCATAAAACCTGATGCTGACATCATAGAATATTCAGCAAAAAGAATAGAAACCTTAGTCAAAATTGGCGAGAAAGTTGGTGTAAAAGCCTAA